A genomic stretch from Candidatus Nitrososphaera gargensis Ga9.2 includes:
- a CDS encoding B12-binding domain-containing radical SAM protein, whose translation MIKGRQYVLTADRSLMSHYRHNMLFGFIVCFPAENVPPFMFKQVFCPAVPFDKNTGKADAAPLGLRRIEAGLMQGGFDRKDIIIAHPDHINKSIGQDTKIVGLNVMDPLGVGPFPSATTQGQVVTINRVIFRDLCMKVKDLKEKYGFKVVVGGSGAWQLSFDKNIREEYGIDHLVIGEADDKIAEIYQNIIAGNAQEITFTRTNTIKDIPYIQGPTTNGLIEAMRGCGRGCDFCDPNLRMKRDFPIDRLKKEAMINLKHGITSVWLQSDEILLYGCDNSELRPNKDAVINLFKEMKSLPNVNYVGAVHLTFSSAMAEPECIRQMSQINNFGPDRWNGVQIGLETASAKLIKRHMPYKVKPFSPQEWPWIVRDGIKLLNDNYYFIANTIVIGLPGEDDDDVRETIELIKSLDGTACVVAPLLYTDYHDPNKTVTANKLTKLQWELYFRCWYLNAKTVSNWVWYGTAHFNPIVRMVAVTFTKLGLWYALRLIHRDAKRFAGVELM comes from the coding sequence ATGATTAAAGGAAGGCAGTACGTTCTGACTGCAGACAGGTCTCTCATGTCGCATTACAGGCACAATATGCTTTTTGGGTTCATAGTGTGCTTCCCTGCGGAGAATGTACCACCATTCATGTTCAAGCAGGTGTTCTGCCCGGCTGTCCCGTTTGATAAAAACACGGGCAAAGCCGACGCAGCTCCCCTAGGACTCCGAAGGATAGAAGCGGGCTTGATGCAAGGTGGATTTGATAGAAAGGACATAATCATAGCTCACCCAGATCATATCAACAAGTCGATAGGACAGGATACAAAAATAGTTGGCTTAAATGTCATGGATCCGCTTGGAGTAGGACCATTTCCTTCTGCAACAACCCAAGGTCAGGTGGTCACCATCAACAGAGTAATATTCCGAGATCTCTGCATGAAAGTAAAGGACCTCAAAGAAAAATATGGGTTTAAAGTGGTGGTTGGCGGAAGCGGGGCGTGGCAACTATCGTTTGATAAGAATATCCGAGAAGAGTATGGCATAGACCACCTAGTGATAGGGGAAGCAGATGACAAGATCGCCGAGATCTACCAGAATATAATAGCAGGCAATGCTCAGGAAATAACATTTACCCGTACAAATACGATAAAGGACATACCGTACATACAAGGCCCAACAACGAACGGCCTCATAGAAGCTATGAGAGGATGCGGCAGAGGATGCGACTTTTGCGATCCGAACCTGAGGATGAAGAGAGATTTTCCAATTGACCGGTTAAAGAAGGAAGCGATGATCAACCTGAAACATGGGATCACTAGTGTATGGCTGCAATCAGATGAAATCTTGCTTTATGGTTGCGACAACTCTGAATTGAGGCCAAACAAGGATGCTGTGATAAATCTGTTCAAGGAGATGAAGTCTCTGCCAAATGTTAACTACGTTGGTGCTGTACACCTCACATTCTCGTCAGCAATGGCAGAGCCAGAATGCATAAGGCAGATGTCACAGATTAACAACTTTGGGCCGGACAGATGGAACGGAGTGCAGATCGGGCTAGAGACTGCGTCTGCGAAATTAATAAAGAGACACATGCCTTACAAAGTCAAGCCATTTTCTCCTCAGGAATGGCCCTGGATAGTCAGGGATGGCATCAAGTTACTCAATGACAATTATTACTTTATAGCAAACACTATTGTAATTGGCCTGCCTGGAGAAGATGACGATGACGTCAGAGAAACCATAGAGCTGATCAAATCGCTGGATGGAACGGCATGTGTAGTCGCGCCACTACTTTACACAGATTACCATGATCCCAACAAAACGGTAACGGCAAACAAGCTGACAAAATTACAATGGGAGCTTTACTTTCGCTGCTGGTACCTAAATGCCAAGACAGTTTCCAACTGGGTTTGGTATGGCACTGCGCACTTTAATCCCATTGTAAGGATGGTTGCCGTGACATTCACAAAGCTTGGCCTGTGGTATGCGCTCAGGCTTATACACCGTGATGCAAAGCGTTTTGCAGGTGTAGAATTAATGTAA
- a CDS encoding cupredoxin domain-containing protein produces the protein MTNENSNNTDKRKGQESRRRAIIAALVAGVSVAVFTGIIINTTLPRNTFALDVIHPPQSVTVTIPAGASLADNNVNFTPKDITVVLGVNNTVVWVNENVNPERVIGQDEDMPGGFGKIRTLIEPEGGTFAFTFTEEGTYNYLSAAHPWLQGTVTVKKADR, from the coding sequence ATGACAAACGAAAATAGCAACAACACCGATAAACGAAAAGGGCAGGAATCCAGAAGAAGGGCTATCATAGCTGCCTTGGTAGCCGGAGTTTCAGTGGCTGTCTTTACTGGGATAATTATCAATACCACGTTACCAAGAAACACATTTGCATTAGATGTAATCCATCCGCCACAGTCTGTTACTGTAACTATCCCTGCAGGCGCAAGCTTGGCTGATAACAATGTTAACTTTACGCCAAAAGACATTACAGTTGTTTTAGGAGTCAACAATACGGTAGTATGGGTAAATGAAAATGTCAATCCAGAGAGAGTCATTGGACAGGACGAGGACATGCCAGGTGGCTTTGGCAAGATAAGAACTCTGATTGAACCAGAGGGCGGAACTTTTGCCTTTACCTTCACAGAGGAAGGAACGTACAACTATCTCAGTGCCGCTCATCCATGGCTCCAAGGCACTGTGACTGTAAAGAAGGCAGACAGGTAG
- a CDS encoding PepSY domain-containing protein, with the protein MSSAKGSKLFASDRKSIIIMLTISLFALGVTAGVLLAYQQFTRSAIPNLIAEKDAIQLAIKEGNWDEQSLNDKKIEATLLHVKANGFSFIVDKTALHDTLTLYHSQFPNYEGQYIWIVSITAPNNRDWGYVIDATNGEILMQP; encoded by the coding sequence TTGAGCTCAGCCAAAGGCTCCAAGCTTTTTGCAAGTGATAGAAAAAGTATTATCATAATGCTTACAATATCTCTATTTGCTCTAGGTGTAACAGCCGGCGTGCTGTTAGCATATCAGCAATTTACAAGGTCAGCTATTCCAAATCTGATAGCAGAAAAAGATGCAATACAACTAGCAATCAAAGAAGGGAATTGGGATGAACAAAGTCTTAACGATAAGAAAATTGAAGCTACTCTCTTGCACGTGAAAGCAAATGGCTTTTCATTTATAGTTGACAAAACAGCACTGCATGACACTCTAACACTTTATCACAGCCAATTTCCTAACTATGAAGGCCAGTACATATGGATAGTAAGTATTACAGCACCTAACAATAGGGACTGGGGTTATGTAATAGATGCCACTAATGGCGAAATACTGATGCAACCGTAG